Genomic DNA from Salinibacter pepae:
CACGTCGAACCCCTCCGTGATGTTGGGCGCGGGCCTGCTCGCCAAGAACGCCGTCGAGGCCGGGCTCACCGTCCCGCCCTACATCAAGACGAGCCTCGCGCCCGGGTCGAAGGTCGTGACCGACTACCTCCAGGAGAGCGACCTGCTGCCCTTCCTCGAAGAGCTCGGCTTCGCCACCGTCGGCTACGGCTGCACCACCTGCATTGGCAACAGCGGCCCCCTGCCCGACCCGGTGGCGGACGCCATCGAGGAGGGCACCCTGATCGTCTCCGGCGTGCTCAGCGGCAACCGCAACTTCGAGGGCCGCATCCACCCGCTCGTGCAGGCCAACTACCTCGGCTCGCCGCCGCTGGTGGTGGCCTACGCCCTCGCCGGCACCGTCGACATCGACCTCACCACGGACCCGATCGGCGAGACGGCCGGCGGCGAGGCGGTGTACCTGCGGGACCTCTGGCCGTCGAGCGAGGCGGTGAAGCGCCTGGTCGACGCGGCCGTGAAGCCCGACTTCTTCGCCGCGGAGTACGAGGGCATCGAGACCTCCAACGAGACGTGGAACGAGATCGAGATCCCGGAAGGGGCGGTCTACGACTGGGAGGAGAACTCCACCTACATCAAGGAGCCGCCCTTCTTCGTCGACCTGACGCCCGAGGTGCCGCCGGTGGACGCCATCGAGGACGCCCGCGTGCTGGTGAAGGTGGGCGACTCGACGACCACCGACCACATCTCGCCCGCCGGCGCCATCCCGCCGGACAGCCCCGCCGGGACGTACCTGATCGAGCGGGGCGTGGAGCCGCGCCAGTTCAACTCCTACGGCGCCCGCCGCGGCAACCACGAGGTGATGATGCGGGGCACGTTCGCCAACATCCGCATCAAGAACGAACTGGTGCCCGGCACGGAGGGCGGCGTTACGAAGAACTTTCTGCGGGACGGCGAGGTGACCAGCGTCTACGAGGCGGCGATGGACTATCAGGCACACGACGTGCCGCTGGTCGTGCTCGCGGGCGCAGACTACGGCATGGGCTCCAGCCGCGACTGGGCCGCGAAGGGCACCGACCTGCTCGGCGTGGAGGCCGTGATCGCCGCCAGCTACGAGCGCATCCACCGCTCCAATCTGATCGGGATGGGCGTGCTGCCGCTCCAGTTCGCCGACGGCGCGGACGCCGACAGCCTGGGGCTCGACGGCACAGAAACGTTCGACATTCCGCTCGACGAAGACCTGGCGCCCGGACAGGAGATTGCGGTGACGGCCACGGCCGCGGACGGCACGGCGACCACCTTTCCCACCATCGCCCGGTGCGACACGCCCGTCGAGGTGCGCTACTACCGCCACGGCGGCATTCTCCACTACGTCCTCCGCGAGACGCTGCGGGGGGCGCCGGTGACGGCGTAGCGGGAGGCCGTCCGAACGGCCCGGCGCACCGCTGGGGGCGGGCTACTCATCGAGCTGGTCGCGGAGTTCAACGAGGAACGCCCGGAGCGCTTTCAGGTCGTCCGCGATGTCATCGCCTGCCTCCGCCCCGGCGTCCTGGCGGGCAATGGCCTGCCGCGCCCCCTCGATCGTGTACTTTTCGTCCTTCAGGAGATGACGAATGCGTTCGACCGTTTCCACGTCGTCCTGGGTGTAGACCCGCCGCCCGGCCCGGTTCTTTCGGGGACTCAAGACCTCGAATTCCTGCTCCCAGTACCGGAGGACGTGGGGCTCCTGGTCGACGATCTCACCGACCTCCCCGATCGAGTAGTAGAGCGTCTCGATTTCGTCCTCGGGCATGGGGGTAGCTGACCGGCAGAAAGGGCGTGTGCGAAAGACGTGTGCATCCGTACGACGCTGGGCCGTCACCGTTCGGGAGACGCCCCGTCGGACTGGGTCTCGGCGGCGGGCTACGCCCCGACGAGCTCGAAGGTGGAGCCGACGGAGGGATCCTTCTCGACCTCGATGCGCACCGGAAAGGCCCGCTTGAGCCGTTCGAGGTGCGTGATGACGAGGATCTTAGCGAAGTCCTCGCGGATCGCCTGAATGGCCTCCACGAGCCGCTCGATGCCGGCTTCGTCCTGCGTGCCGAACCCCTCGTCAATCACGAGGGTGCGCACCCGTACACCGCTGCGCTCGGCCAGCAGCTGCGCCAGCGCGACACGGAGGGCAAAGTTGACCCGGAAGCTCTCGCCACCCGAGTACGTCTCGTAGGGGCGGGGTGCGCCGTGCTCGTCGGTGATGATGATTTCGAGCGTTTCTTTGGTCCCTCCGCTTTTCTTCTCTTTGAGGGTGTCGAGCCGCACGTGCATCCGGCCGTCGGTGAGCCGGTCCAGGATGCGATTTGCGCGCTCTTCGATGTCGGGAAGCGTCTCTTCGATGATGAGCGACGGGATGCCGTTCTTGCCGAAGGCGGCCCGGAGGTGCTTGTACCGCTGGCGGGCGGCGGCGGCATCTTGGCGCTCTTTTCGGGCCGCCTCCAGGGCCTCCCGGTCCGCCGCGGCCTGCTCCAGCTGCGCGTCCAGCTTGCCGAGGCGCTGCTGCAGGTCGGTGAGCGCCTCTTCTTCGGCCTCCACCTGCTCCGATACGCTCTCCTGCTCGGCGACCACCTCCGGCTTGTCCTCTAGCGCCGACTCGCACTCCGCAAGGCGCTCATCCAACCCCTGCTTCTCCTCCTGGGCCCCCTCCATCCGGTCTCGAATCCGGGTGCGCTGTTCCGCCCACTCGGTGCGGTTTTCCTGAGCGTTGACGAGGGCGTTGTGGCGGTCCGGCACGTCGCTCAACGCCTGCAGGCGCTCTCGGATTTCCTGAAAGCGGTCCGGGTCGAACTCCAGGGCGTCGATCTCCGCCCGCAGATCCTCCATGTCTTCTTGTAGGTCCTCGGCCACACGGTTCTCGTCCAAAGCCGTCCGGAGCTGCTCGATCTTCTCGTCCCGCTCGTCCCGTTTTTGCGCCAGCTCCTCCCGTCGTGCGGCTGCACGCTCAATCTCGGCCAGCCGATCCGCGTACCGGTCGAATTGGGCCGCCCGGTTCTGCAGCGCCTCGAAGGCGTCCGTGTCGACCTCCGTCTCCGCGAGGCGCTGCTTGCAGGCCTGCCACTGCCGCCGCGCGGACTCGGCGTAGCGCCCCTCTGTGAGGCGTTGGCCAAGGCGTTCGGCCTTTTCGCGGTGGGCCGCGAGCGCCTCCGCCGTCGCCTCCAGTGCCCGCTTCTGCTCCTGGGCCGTCGCGAGGGCCTCCCCGACGTCGTCCAGGGCCTCTCGTTTGTCCTGAAGCTGGCGGTACGTCCGCCGCAGTTCGGCCCGTCGCTCTTTTTCTTCATCGAGTTGTGCCCGGGCCGACTCGATGGCCGTGTCGAGCTCATCGATGTGGGACCGGAGCGTGGCCTCCGCCTCCTCCCGGTGGGCGTCGGTCAGCTCGGTGCCACAGGTCGGGCACACGTCCCCATCGGCTTCTCGAAACCGCCGCAGCTCCTCGGCCTCCCGCTCGCGTTCGTCTCGCAGCGCCTCCAGCTGCCCCGCCTGCTCCTGGACGGCCTGGGACCGGGCCGTCCCGTCGTCTTCGATCTCGGCCATGCGCTCGTCCAGGGCCGCCCGCGTCTCCTGCTTCGAGCGAAGCGCGTCGATCCGCGCCTCGATCTGCTCCCTCCGTTCCAGCGCCTCCGCCTCCTCTTCGATTTGGGCCCGGAGGGTCTCAATCTCGCCCCGAAGCTGCTGCCGCGCCCCCACGATCGCCTCCCGCGCCTCGGCCTTCCGCTGCTCCAGCCGATCCCGACGCCGGCGCACCCGCTTCCGCTCCGGCACCTGCTGCCGGGCCGCCTGGGCGCGCCGCAGGCGCGTCTCCACCTCCGCCCGCTGCGCGAGGGTCTCCCGGCAGTCGTCCAGCGACTCTTCGATCCCGGCCCGCTCGGCCCTCAGTCGCTCCAGGCGACGCTCGACGTCGTTGCGCCGCTCCTGGAGGGACGACGACAGGTCGTCCATCTTCTGTTTAAGGGTCCGGTGGCGTTCGCGCGTGTCTTCGAGGGCGTCCCGCTCCGCGACGAGGGACTGATGGTCGTCGTACGCCTCCTCGATGGCGGTGCGGTCCTCCAGGAGCGCCTCGGCCTCCTCGATGCGTGCCGTGAGGGCCTCGATCTCGTCGCGGTGCTCCTCGATCCGGTCGTCCAGGCTGGCCATCGACTCGCGAATCGACTCGGCCTCCCGGGCCGTTGCCTCCAGGGTGGCCCGCTTCTGGGTCAGCGCCTTCTCTCGGTCGCGAAGGCCGGAGAGGGCCTCCGTCTGCGCCTCAATGTCCGCCTGCACCGCCTCCCGCTCCTCCTCCCAGTCCGGTACGTCCTCCAGGGCCGTCTCCAGCCGCTCCACCTCCGCCGCGGCGCGCTGCTGCCGCTCCTTCGCCTCGCGCCAGTGGTCGCGCGCCTCGTCTTCGAGCGCCTCGTACCGGCCGAGGTTGAGGATGCGGGTGAGAATCTCCTTGCGCTGGCTGGGCCGTTTCTGGGTAAACTCGTCGGAGCGGCCCTGCAGCAAAAAGGCCGAGTTGATGAACGTGTCGTAGTCCAGCCCCAGCGTGTCCTCAATCCGGGCCTGCGTCTCGCGCTGGGTCGCCCCCGTGAGGGGACGGTAGTCCGTGCCGGCGGCGTCGTGGAGCTGAAACTCAAGGTCGGACGATGTGGTCTTGCCCGTCTCCGACCGGGAGAAGGAGCGGACCACCCGGTAGCGCGTGTCCTCAAGGTCGAAGGTGAACGCCACCCGCATGTGCCGGGTCCCGATCCGGATGAGCTCCTCGTCGGGCTTGCGGCGGCCGCTCGACTTGCGCGCCGCTCCCCAGACGGCCCACGTCATCGCGTCGAGGAGGGCGGACTTGCCCTCTCCATTGCCGCCGGACAGGCAGGCCACGTCAAAGTGATCGAACTCGAGGGGTGGGGCCTCCGTGCCGTAGCTCAGGAAGTTTTTCAGTTCCAAGCGGACCGGGACCATGCGGGGGACAAGCGCGGGGGAGAGGACGAAACGCCAGTGGGACTACGGGAAATTCCCGATGCGCCCGCGCTGTTTCCAGAACGCGCCGTCTCACCGAAATTCTACGGGCGTTACGATCACGGTCGCGTCCACCACGTCGGTCAGTTCCCGGTCTCGGAGGCGGTCGTTGAGCTGCGCCTCCGCGGCGGCGGCAATCCGCGCCCGCTCCGGGGCGTCCAGGGCATCGTCCGCCGCCGCCAGGGCGGAGCGGTCGGCCTCCACGTTCAGGTCGGCCTCCACCCGCTGGCGCGGCGCCCCCGGCACCCGCTCCCGAACAAGATTCAGGTCGACGCTGAGCGCGCAGTCTTCCGCGCCCGCCCCATCCAAAATCTCGCGGGCCGTGTCTTCGATCGCACGCTGCAGGTCCCCGGCAAGCTCCGGGCGCAGGCGCCCGTTCTCCTGCACGAGGCCGCGGATGGTGTCAAGCTCAACGTCCCCGACAATGTGAAGGTCGATTGAGATGTCGCTGCCAAGAACGGGCATAGGAACGAGCAAAGGTAGTGAGCCCACGCGGGTGAACGAACTGGTGCCGCCAAAAACACAACCCTCATTTCCTTCCTTCTCCAGGGCCCCCACGCGCCCCAGCGCACATCACTGAATTCCGGATTGGAGGCCCGAGCGGGGGGTCCCCGAATCGGACGACTCCGGAACCGCGTCCATGCGGGACCGCACCTGTCGGCCCAGCTGATCGGCCGCCCGTTTGGCCGCGGGAAACCAGGATTCGGTCGCCTCGATCGTCCTGGGCAGAAGCTGCGCAACCGGGCGGTAGAGGGCCGAGTCGGTTCGCGTCTCCTTCTCCGGGAGCTCCAGGCCGGCGAGGACCAGAAACAGCAGGCTCAGGAGCAACGCCGCCTTGGCCCCCCCAACCGCCCCCCCGGCCGCCCGGTTTAGAAACGAGAGGGATAGGGTGTCAAACAGCTGCTCCAGGAGCCGGGCCAGGACCAGAAACAGGAGGTAGACCCCCAAGAACAGCACCGTGAAACCAGCGAGCGGGGCGACCGACTCGGCGAGGCCCAGGCTCTTGACGATGAGTGCCCCCACCGCCCCCATAAACTCCACGGAAAAGAGAAGCGCGGCCACGAGCCCAAGGAGGCTCGCCGCCTGACGCACGGCCCCCACCAGGTACCCGCGGATGAGCCCCGCGAGGAGCATGACGAGGATAAACCAGTCGAGCACAGTCAGCATGGCAACACCGCCGGCGATCCGGAAACAGGGTCCTACCCGAAAAGATGAAGAAGAGATGCAATGATGTAAAGCGCCCCCCCGGAACAAGGTTCACGGCGGAGAGACGGCCTCGCGACGCAAAAAGAGGCCCCGACTGATTCCTCCGGAAGCCGTTTCAGTCCGAGAGGCGATCCTGTACCATCTCCCGCACCCGGTTGCCGTCCACCCGGCCGCGCAGCTCGTCCATGGCACGCCCCATGACCGGCCCCATGTCGGCCATCGAGGTGGCGCCCACGTCGTCGATGAGTGCGTCAAGCCGCTCGGCCAGCTCCTCGTCGCTCAGTCGGTCCGGCAGGTAGTCTTCGAGCACCTCAATCTCCTCCCGCTCCTTCTGTGCCAGGTCGTCGCGGTCCGCCTCCTCGTACTGTTCGATCGAGTCGCGGCGCTGCTTCACCTGTTTCTGGACGACAGCCAGCTCCTCCTGCTCTTCGAGGCTGGCGTCGGTCCCCGCCCGTCGCTTCGCAATCTCCTTGTTGGCGAGGGCCGCCCGGAGGGATCGGAGGGCGCGCCGGCGCACGTCGTCCTGCGCCTTCATGGCGTCGGTGAGGTCCTGCTTTACGCGGTCGAGAATGGAGTCGGACATGGTGTGCGGTAGGAAATGACGGGAAGGTGGTGAGAGTGAGGGGCGGTGACGCGCCGGGAACACACTCAACGCCGCCGCGGGTCATTGGTCCGGCGCGTCCGGCGTCGAACCAGCAGTGTCGGGGGACGGGAGATGCGTATCGACCCACGCCCGGGCCCGACGGCGCACCGCCGGCGCGTCGTCTGCCTGCAACACGTCACGGGCGAGGTCTTTGGCCGCCTCGTACCCAGTTGCCCGGACGATTCGGCGCACGGCGGGCAGCGACGGGGGCGCGACGCTCAGGGTATCGACGCCGAGGCCCAACAACACCGGCACCGCCTGCACGTCGCCCGCAATTTCCCCACAGACCTCCACCGGGCAGCCGGACATTCGGCCCGCCTCGACGACGCGCAGGATCAACCCGAGGACGGCGGGGTGCAGCGCGTCGTGCCGCGCCGCCACCTGTTCGTCGGCCCGGTCCACCGCCAGGACGTACTGGGTCAGGTCGTTCGTGCCGATGGAGAAAAAGTCCACCAACTCGGTGAAAGCGGGCGCCTGCAGGGCCATGGCGGGCACCTCCACCATGGCGCCGAGGGGGACGGTCGCATCGTGGGGCACGCCGTTCTCTGTGAGGCGGGTGCTCTCCTCGTCCAGAATCCGCCGCACGCGCCGCACCTCCGCCCCGTCCGTCACCATCGGCAGCAGGATCCGGAGGGGGCCCTCCCGGTTCGCCCGCAGGAGGGCCCGCAGTTGGGGGCGCAAGAGCTCGTCGGGCCGATCCAGGAGCACCCGGAGTCCCCGCCGGCCGAGGGCAGGGAGGCCGTCGTGCGCTCCGGCAGCCCCCTGGGAACGCCCGTCGTCGCCCCCCACGTCCAGGAGACGAATCGTGGCCCCTCCCTCACCGGCGGCCTCGATGGCCTGCCGGTACGCCTCCACCTGCCGCTCCTCATCGACCGAGCGCGGGTCGCCGTCGGGCCGCAGAAACAGTTCGGTGCGCAGAAGCCCAATGCCGTCCGGCGGGGCGGGCCGGAGCGGGTCGAGTTCGGCCTCCAGCCCCACGTTGGCCCGCAGGGTGACGGCATGGCCGTCGGTCGTCCGGAGGGGGCGCCCGGGCGCCTGCTCCCGTTCCGCCGTCGGGGACGGCGCGTCGGCCGCTCGCTTTCGATATTCCTCCTCGGTGGCCGGGGCAGGGCCGGCAATCAGACGCCCCTCGTCCCCGTCGACGACGACACGGTCTCCCGACGAGACGGCGCCCAGCGCCTCCCCGGCCCCGACGAGGAGAGGCACCCCGAGCGCCTGGGCGACGATGGCGGTGTGCGAGGTGGGCCCGCCGCGGGCCGTGACGCCCCCCAGAAGGTTGTGGCGTCGGAGGCGAAGCAGGTCGCTGGCGGTCAGGTCCTGGGCCACCACCACCGAGTGCCCGTCGATGGGGGCCGCGGCGGCCCCGCGCCGGAGCGCCCGCAGGAGGCGGCGCTCAAACGCCAGGAGGTCGTCGGCCCCAGTGCGCAGGTGCGCGTCCCCGTTGTCTTCGAGTCGTTCGCGGTGGGCCGAGAGCACCGCCTGCACCGCCGCCCCCGCCGGCTCGTTCGCGTCTCGAATGCGCTGCCGAATGGCCTGCAGGACGTCCTCGTCGCCCAGCATGAGGGCCTGCGCCTCAAAGATGGCGTCGGCATCCGGCACGAGGGCGTCCGGCGCCCACACGCGGTCGGCCTCCAGCTCCTGCTCGGCCCGCTGCACGGCGTTGGCCAGGCGCTCCAGTTCCGCGTCCACCGCGTCCGGCGCGATGGCGTCGCGCCGGGCGGTCGGGGCGGCGGCCGCGTACCGGTACGCGGTGCCCAGGACCACGCCGGGCGCCGCACCGGTGCCCTCAATGACCAGTTCGTCGTCGGATGTGGATTGCGGGGGCGGTTCTTCCATGGCGTAAATGGCTGGCAATGGCGGCCTACACTGCGTCCGGCCTGGCGTCTCGACCAGGCCGGGCTAAAGCTCTTCTCCAAATCCGTCCGCAAAAAGCGCCTCGATCGCGTCGGCGGCCTCGGCCTCGTCCGCCCCCTCCACCACGAGCGTGAGCGTCGCCCCCTGCTCGGCGGCCAGGGTCATGACCCCAATGACGCTCTTTCCGTTGATTTCGTAGTTGTCGCGCCGCAGGTAGACCTCCGCCTCAAACTGGGACGCGGTCTTGACGAGCATCGACGCCGGCCGCGTGTGCAGGCCGGCCCGGTTGCGGATGGTGACCTCGCGTTCAATCATGGGGGCGTGAGGGGCGGGACGACGGCGGACGATCCGCTTGTCGGGGTGCATTCCGGCCCCGCGGCACGACTTCGGGGCCCGGGGCGGCAGCAGGGGTCAATGCCCGCGCGCCTGCAGGCGGTCGAGGAGCCAGTGGAGCGTCTCCGCCGCGGCCGTCTCCGGCAGGAGGTGCAAGTAGTCGTGGGCCTTCTCCGTGTACGTGTGGACCGCCTCGCGGGCCTCTTCGAAGATGCCCAGGTCCGCCATTCGCTCACGGGCCTCCGGCACGTCGTCCCCCGGGAGCCCCCCGTCGGTCACGAGGCGGGCGAACCAGTCGTGCTCGGCCCCTTCGGCCCGCTCCAGGGCCCGCAGGGTGAGGAACGTCTTTTTGCCCTGCACGAGGTCCCCCCCCACGCCGCGTCCCCAGGCCTCATCGTCGGCGGTGAGGTCGAGCAGGTCGTCCTGGATCTGGAAGGCCCGCCCCACCAGCCGGCCGGCCGTGCCGAGGCGATTGCGCTCGGGCGCCGGGGCGCCTCCGATGACGCTTCCCAGCTCGAACGCGGCCGAGAGAAGCGCCCCGGTCTTGCGGTCGATCATGTCCAGGTACGCCTCCACCGTGACCGCATCGTCGGTCTCGAACGACGCGTCGAGGGCCTGGCCGGCACAGAGCCGCTCCACCATCGGGTGGTATACCGCGTAGAGGGCCTCCGCGTCCGTTCCCTCCACCTGGCCCAGCAGGTCGTAAGAAAGGCCCATCATGAGGTCCCCTGCCAGGATTGCCGTGCCGGGGTTCCACTTCGCATGCACGGTTGCGCCCCCGCGTCGCTCGTCGTCCTCGTCCATCAGGTCGTCGTGGACGAGCGTGAAGTTGTGAAACACCTCCACGGCGAGGGCGGCCGGCAGTGCCCGGTCGACGGGCGTGCCGTACGACTGGGCCACCAGAAGGAGCAGGACGGGACGCACGCGCTTCCCGCCGGCCCGCAGCACGTGCTCCACGGCGTCGTAGAGCGAGGCGGGCGACCGCCCGTCCACGACCGCCGGGAGGGCCTCATCGATGCGCGTCCGCAGCGCCGCTACACGCTCGTCGGACGACACGCTTTGGGTGGAGGAAGCCATCGGGAAGTTGGGATCGGCCAACGGACTCAACAATTGTGCTCGGTGCGGCCCCTAGCGTTCGAGGGCGTCCAGCGCCTCCTCGATGCGGCCGAAGACCTCGTCGATGCCTCCGGTCCCATCGACCGGGACGAGCAGGTCTCGCTCCTCATAGTATGTGGCCAGCGGCGCAGTTTCCTCGCGGTACACGTCGAGCCGGTTCTGAATGGTCTCGGGCTCGTCGTCGGAGCGTTGAACAATGAGGTCCGGGTCCACGTCCTCGGGGGGTGGGTCGTGGTCGAGGTGATACGTTTCCCCCGTTTCCGCGTGCACCCGGCGCCGGCTCAGCCGACGCACGAGCACGTCGTCGGGCACCTTCATGCTGAGGACGGCGTCGAGGGGCGTCTCGTTCGACGCCAAAAATTCGGTCAGCCACTCCGCCTGCTGGTCGGTGCGCGGGTAGCCGTCGAGCATGAAGTCGTCGTGGCCCTCGTCGGCAATGGCCTGCTCGGCGAGATCCCGGACCAGCGCGTCCGGCACCAGCTCCCCCGCGTCGATGTAGGACTTTGCCTTCTGGCCGAGCTCGGTCTCCTGCGCCATGGCCTCCCGGAGGATGTCTCCGGTCGAGATTTGGACAATTCCGTGGCGCTCTTCGAGCAGCCCGGCCTGCGTGCCTTTTCCGGCACCCGGCGGGCCAAAAATGATCAGTCGCATGTGTGTCGGTCGGTCGTACAAAAAAGAGTGGTCGGATGGGAGCTGCTGGCGCGGCCCCTATTCGAAGAGGTCGTCCCCCAGGCCCTCTACGTCGGTATCGTCGAGCCAGGAGAGGATTTGGTCGCGGATCACCTCGCGGGCCACGAGGCGCACCACGAACCCGAGGGTGTCGCCCCACACACTTCCGCCGGAGCGACTCGCCTCGGACGCGTCCGCCCCGTTGCCCCGGTACACCACGAGGGGGGCGCGCCCTCGCAGGGCCTTCTCCACCGCCTCCCCCGGCGTATCGCCCGTCGCCATCGCCTCCTCCACCTCCGTGCGGAGCGCGTCGATGTACTGATCAAGCAGCTCCGCGTGCTCGGGCCGCCGCGACCGGCCGCCGCCGACGAGGGCCCCCACCGCCACGCCGGCCGCCAGCATGCCGCCGACGCTTTTCAGCGGGTTCTGGACGACCCAGTCGCGCAGCGACGACCCGGTGGTCGACACCTCATCTTGAAGCGAGTCGAAGCGATCGGCCATGGCGTCCGCCGTCTCG
This window encodes:
- a CDS encoding GatB/YqeY domain-containing protein, producing the protein MSDSILDRVKQDLTDAMKAQDDVRRRALRSLRAALANKEIAKRRAGTDASLEEQEELAVVQKQVKQRRDSIEQYEEADRDDLAQKEREEIEVLEDYLPDRLSDEELAERLDALIDDVGATSMADMGPVMGRAMDELRGRVDGNRVREMVQDRLSD
- the acnA gene encoding aconitate hydratase AcnA; the encoded protein is MSAPADLAPDPFDALDTFETGTGPAYLYRLSALDGVDLDRLPVSIRILLEGLLRQWDGDLVTEEHVRRLAQYDPAAPTEAAIPFTPSRVLLQDFTGVPSVVDLAALRSAMDRFGAAPDGISPEVPVHLIIDHSVQVDHFGLPNAVQLNSELEFRRNQERYTFLKWGQQAFDDFSVVPPASGICHQVNLEYVGRGVWTRDTANGTPLAYPDTLVGTDSHTTMINGLGVLGWGVGGIDAEAALLGQPLYMLMPEVVGVELTGELSEGATATDLVLTITQMLREYGVVGRFVEFFGAGLHTLTVPDRATIANMSPEYGATMGFFPIDGETLDYMRRTNRSDEQVELVERYTKAQGLFHTPDTPAPDYLDVLELDLGTVTPSVAGPKRPQDRIRVPELPDAFADSLTAPSGPTGFGLDADDLGATGTYDDGTHTLDLTHGDVVIAAITSCTNTSNPSVMLGAGLLAKNAVEAGLTVPPYIKTSLAPGSKVVTDYLQESDLLPFLEELGFATVGYGCTTCIGNSGPLPDPVADAIEEGTLIVSGVLSGNRNFEGRIHPLVQANYLGSPPLVVAYALAGTVDIDLTTDPIGETAGGEAVYLRDLWPSSEAVKRLVDAAVKPDFFAAEYEGIETSNETWNEIEIPEGAVYDWEENSTYIKEPPFFVDLTPEVPPVDAIEDARVLVKVGDSTTTDHISPAGAIPPDSPAGTYLIERGVEPRQFNSYGARRGNHEVMMRGTFANIRIKNELVPGTEGGVTKNFLRDGEVTSVYEAAMDYQAHDVPLVVLAGADYGMGSSRDWAAKGTDLLGVEAVIAASYERIHRSNLIGMGVLPLQFADGADADSLGLDGTETFDIPLDEDLAPGQEIAVTATAADGTATTFPTIARCDTPVEVRYYRHGGILHYVLRETLRGAPVTA
- a CDS encoding HPr family phosphocarrier protein; the protein is MIEREVTIRNRAGLHTRPASMLVKTASQFEAEVYLRRDNYEINGKSVIGVMTLAAEQGATLTLVVEGADEAEAADAIEALFADGFGEEL
- a CDS encoding AAA family ATPase, with translation MVPVRLELKNFLSYGTEAPPLEFDHFDVACLSGGNGEGKSALLDAMTWAVWGAARKSSGRRKPDEELIRIGTRHMRVAFTFDLEDTRYRVVRSFSRSETGKTTSSDLEFQLHDAAGTDYRPLTGATQRETQARIEDTLGLDYDTFINSAFLLQGRSDEFTQKRPSQRKEILTRILNLGRYEALEDEARDHWREAKERQQRAAAEVERLETALEDVPDWEEEREAVQADIEAQTEALSGLRDREKALTQKRATLEATAREAESIRESMASLDDRIEEHRDEIEALTARIEEAEALLEDRTAIEEAYDDHQSLVAERDALEDTRERHRTLKQKMDDLSSSLQERRNDVERRLERLRAERAGIEESLDDCRETLAQRAEVETRLRRAQAARQQVPERKRVRRRRDRLEQRKAEAREAIVGARQQLRGEIETLRAQIEEEAEALERREQIEARIDALRSKQETRAALDERMAEIEDDGTARSQAVQEQAGQLEALRDEREREAEELRRFREADGDVCPTCGTELTDAHREEAEATLRSHIDELDTAIESARAQLDEEKERRAELRRTYRQLQDKREALDDVGEALATAQEQKRALEATAEALAAHREKAERLGQRLTEGRYAESARRQWQACKQRLAETEVDTDAFEALQNRAAQFDRYADRLAEIERAAARREELAQKRDERDEKIEQLRTALDENRVAEDLQEDMEDLRAEIDALEFDPDRFQEIRERLQALSDVPDRHNALVNAQENRTEWAEQRTRIRDRMEGAQEEKQGLDERLAECESALEDKPEVVAEQESVSEQVEAEEEALTDLQQRLGKLDAQLEQAAADREALEAARKERQDAAAARQRYKHLRAAFGKNGIPSLIIEETLPDIEERANRILDRLTDGRMHVRLDTLKEKKSGGTKETLEIIITDEHGAPRPYETYSGGESFRVNFALRVALAQLLAERSGVRVRTLVIDEGFGTQDEAGIERLVEAIQAIREDFAKILVITHLERLKRAFPVRIEVEKDPSVGSTFELVGA
- a CDS encoding polyprenyl synthetase family protein, which gives rise to MASSTQSVSSDERVAALRTRIDEALPAVVDGRSPASLYDAVEHVLRAGGKRVRPVLLLLVAQSYGTPVDRALPAALAVEVFHNFTLVHDDLMDEDDERRGGATVHAKWNPGTAILAGDLMMGLSYDLLGQVEGTDAEALYAVYHPMVERLCAGQALDASFETDDAVTVEAYLDMIDRKTGALLSAAFELGSVIGGAPAPERNRLGTAGRLVGRAFQIQDDLLDLTADDEAWGRGVGGDLVQGKKTFLTLRALERAEGAEHDWFARLVTDGGLPGDDVPEARERMADLGIFEEAREAVHTYTEKAHDYLHLLPETAAAETLHWLLDRLQARGH
- a CDS encoding adenylate kinase codes for the protein MRLIIFGPPGAGKGTQAGLLEERHGIVQISTGDILREAMAQETELGQKAKSYIDAGELVPDALVRDLAEQAIADEGHDDFMLDGYPRTDQQAEWLTEFLASNETPLDAVLSMKVPDDVLVRRLSRRRVHAETGETYHLDHDPPPEDVDPDLIVQRSDDEPETIQNRLDVYREETAPLATYYEERDLLVPVDGTGGIDEVFGRIEEALDALER
- a CDS encoding CvpA family protein, which translates into the protein MLTVLDWFILVMLLAGLIRGYLVGAVRQAASLLGLVAALLFSVEFMGAVGALIVKSLGLAESVAPLAGFTVLFLGVYLLFLVLARLLEQLFDTLSLSFLNRAAGGAVGGAKAALLLSLLFLVLAGLELPEKETRTDSALYRPVAQLLPRTIEATESWFPAAKRAADQLGRQVRSRMDAVPESSDSGTPRSGLQSGIQ
- a CDS encoding MerR family transcriptional regulator, with amino-acid sequence MPEDEIETLYYSIGEVGEIVDQEPHVLRYWEQEFEVLSPRKNRAGRRVYTQDDVETVERIRHLLKDEKYTIEGARQAIARQDAGAEAGDDIADDLKALRAFLVELRDQLDE
- the ptsP gene encoding phosphoenolpyruvate--protein phosphotransferase; protein product: MEEPPPQSTSDDELVIEGTGAAPGVVLGTAYRYAAAAPTARRDAIAPDAVDAELERLANAVQRAEQELEADRVWAPDALVPDADAIFEAQALMLGDEDVLQAIRQRIRDANEPAGAAVQAVLSAHRERLEDNGDAHLRTGADDLLAFERRLLRALRRGAAAAPIDGHSVVVAQDLTASDLLRLRRHNLLGGVTARGGPTSHTAIVAQALGVPLLVGAGEALGAVSSGDRVVVDGDEGRLIAGPAPATEEEYRKRAADAPSPTAEREQAPGRPLRTTDGHAVTLRANVGLEAELDPLRPAPPDGIGLLRTELFLRPDGDPRSVDEERQVEAYRQAIEAAGEGGATIRLLDVGGDDGRSQGAAGAHDGLPALGRRGLRVLLDRPDELLRPQLRALLRANREGPLRILLPMVTDGAEVRRVRRILDEESTRLTENGVPHDATVPLGAMVEVPAMALQAPAFTELVDFFSIGTNDLTQYVLAVDRADEQVAARHDALHPAVLGLILRVVEAGRMSGCPVEVCGEIAGDVQAVPVLLGLGVDTLSVAPPSLPAVRRIVRATGYEAAKDLARDVLQADDAPAVRRRARAWVDTHLPSPDTAGSTPDAPDQ